A window of Blastomonas sp. SL216 contains these coding sequences:
- a CDS encoding TonB-dependent receptor has translation MPSLRVSLLSLAIALSASPALAQDQADAEARDDSTIIVTAQKREQSIKDVPLTISAINSEQLDKIGIDEFDELSAYIPGLNIQEQSANNPGFVIRGITSDSGSAQIAPRVTIYLNGIDVSRSRGSYFDLFDIDRIEVVKGPQATLFGTAATIGAISVITAKPEPGFSADIRGSYGNFNLYEGRAMINVGNDKIAGRIAASYKKRDGYVRNIAGDAGTTSARTVGQQQADLNGIDQLAVRGSVRIWPTAESTMDFVFNYEQQRNPGTAFKSGSIAPTGGTTSPFTFAELGGAPADLSRAILGLSKLGLNREVYDASVTFQTPMGGGWSLTSISGYRKFDSLETFDADGTALFFLEFAEDAQGEQMSHETRFAYDSDRLRGFFGFNIFHEQGTQAVPFVTDEGTYISCAPFAAFAPVRNNVAAALGVPGASTCAALNSPNPARNATAILTRGAASVLPYSSSFTNGGKNTVYSAFADLTFDVSDRFELSAGVRYLYEERASTYTAVQPGSQIFASLGVRGVSLLGAADTGGQVFRVSDNFDAWLPRFNALYRVTDDVNVYATISKGRRSPVLNLSATARPTGAVANFTLVPEEKIWNYEGGIKASFGGFTGSIGAFYQDYSNFQTSFFNQQGQTVPVNAGNAGNFGVEVEGALRIGNNVRLFANYAYIDAKIESPNPAFQDNRFRLQSKHKAAAGIDVTLPVGDSAELFFFPTVTYSSKQFFEIPNTQLLSENGYVLVNARAGVRFDEGRYEITAFARNLTNEDYLIDAGNTGGAFGTPTFIAGEPRLYGVQVAAKF, from the coding sequence ATGCCATCCCTTCGCGTCTCGTTGCTCTCGCTCGCCATCGCCCTGTCGGCCAGCCCGGCCCTGGCCCAGGACCAGGCCGATGCCGAAGCCCGTGACGACAGCACCATCATCGTCACGGCGCAGAAGCGCGAACAGTCGATCAAGGACGTGCCGCTGACCATCTCGGCGATCAACAGCGAGCAGCTGGACAAGATCGGCATCGACGAGTTCGACGAGCTTTCCGCCTATATTCCCGGCCTTAACATCCAGGAGCAGAGCGCCAACAATCCTGGCTTCGTCATCCGCGGCATCACATCGGATTCGGGCAGCGCGCAGATCGCGCCGCGCGTGACCATCTACCTCAACGGCATCGACGTATCGCGCTCGCGCGGCTCCTATTTCGACCTGTTCGACATCGACCGCATCGAGGTGGTCAAGGGCCCGCAGGCAACGCTGTTCGGCACCGCCGCGACCATCGGTGCGATCTCGGTGATCACCGCCAAGCCCGAGCCGGGCTTCTCGGCCGACATTCGCGGCAGCTACGGCAATTTCAATCTGTATGAAGGCCGCGCGATGATCAACGTCGGCAACGACAAGATCGCCGGACGCATCGCCGCGTCGTACAAGAAGCGCGACGGCTATGTCCGCAATATCGCTGGCGATGCCGGCACGACTTCGGCACGCACCGTCGGACAGCAGCAGGCGGACCTGAACGGCATCGACCAGCTCGCCGTGCGCGGATCGGTGCGCATCTGGCCGACCGCCGAAAGCACGATGGACTTCGTGTTCAACTATGAACAGCAGCGCAACCCCGGCACCGCGTTCAAGTCCGGCTCGATCGCGCCGACCGGCGGCACCACCAGCCCGTTCACCTTTGCCGAGCTGGGCGGTGCGCCGGCCGATCTTAGCCGCGCGATCCTGGGACTTTCCAAGCTGGGTCTGAACCGCGAAGTCTATGATGCCAGCGTCACCTTCCAGACGCCCATGGGTGGCGGTTGGTCGCTGACCTCGATCAGCGGTTATCGCAAGTTCGACAGCCTCGAAACGTTCGATGCCGATGGCACCGCATTGTTCTTCCTCGAATTTGCCGAGGATGCGCAAGGCGAACAGATGAGCCACGAAACCCGTTTCGCCTATGACAGCGACCGGCTGCGCGGCTTTTTCGGGTTCAACATCTTCCATGAGCAAGGCACGCAGGCCGTGCCGTTCGTGACCGACGAGGGCACCTATATCAGCTGCGCACCCTTTGCCGCCTTTGCGCCGGTCCGCAATAATGTCGCGGCAGCGCTTGGCGTGCCGGGAGCCTCGACCTGCGCCGCGCTCAACAGCCCCAATCCGGCGCGCAACGCCACCGCGATCCTGACTCGCGGCGCGGCCAGCGTGCTGCCCTATTCCAGCTCGTTCACCAATGGCGGCAAGAACACGGTCTATTCGGCCTTTGCCGACCTGACGTTCGATGTCTCCGACCGGTTCGAGCTGTCGGCAGGTGTGCGCTATCTGTATGAAGAGCGCGCCTCGACCTATACTGCGGTGCAGCCGGGCAGCCAGATCTTCGCCTCGCTGGGCGTGCGCGGCGTGTCGCTGCTGGGCGCTGCCGATACCGGCGGGCAGGTGTTCCGCGTCAGCGACAATTTCGATGCATGGCTGCCGCGCTTCAACGCGCTTTACCGGGTGACTGACGATGTGAACGTCTATGCCACCATCTCGAAGGGACGCCGCTCGCCGGTGTTGAACCTGAGCGCAACCGCTCGCCCGACCGGCGCGGTCGCCAATTTCACGCTCGTGCCCGAAGAGAAGATCTGGAATTACGAAGGCGGCATCAAGGCCAGCTTCGGCGGTTTCACCGGATCGATCGGCGCATTCTACCAGGATTATTCGAACTTCCAGACCAGCTTCTTCAACCAGCAGGGCCAGACCGTGCCGGTGAATGCGGGCAATGCCGGCAATTTCGGCGTGGAAGTCGAAGGCGCATTGCGCATCGGCAACAATGTCCGGCTGTTCGCCAACTATGCCTATATCGATGCCAAGATCGAATCGCCCAACCCGGCCTTCCAGGACAACCGCTTCCGCCTGCAGTCGAAGCACAAGGCCGCCGCCGGGATCGACGTGACGCTGCCGGTCGGCGACAGCGCCGAGCTGTTCTTCTTCCCGACGGTCACTTATTCGAGCAAGCAGTTCTTCGAAATCCCCAACACCCAGCTGCTGAGCGAAAACGGCTATGTGCTGGTCAATGCCCGCGCGGGCGTACGGTTTGACGAAGGCAGGTACGAAATCACCGCCTTTGCCCGCAACCTCACCAACGAGGACTATCTGATCGACGCGGGCAATACCGGCGGGGCCTTCGGCACCCCCACGTTCATCGCCGGCGAACCGCGCCTGTACGGCGTGCAGGTTGCGGCGAAGTTCTGA